Below is a genomic region from Biomphalaria glabrata chromosome 3, xgBioGlab47.1, whole genome shotgun sequence.
ggcttcgccccgcgatggGGAGTGTAAGGCGagaagtctacaatttttccactaactccaggaagcacctattctagggtacaataaacgtcttccgaaagaatgtagaatcagaatgtaataaagattaatataatataagatataagatatatatatggcggccgaaaaaatcctggctacgctcatgctACCAAGAATTTTGCAATCGACAGACTCACCGAGCTAAAACCACATGTTTACAATTATAACATAAAGAATTACTTAACATAAATAttatatgcaaaaaaaaaaggagggggaggggggcaacAATGGtggagaaaaataataattaaatctaaaGTAATTTAATATTGCAAGTCAATGAGATCAGATCAATGCATATGCACAAAGGGAATAACCCTAAAACATCTGGTGtgataaaaataaacatgaacAATAAGATAGTTGCCTGCGACTACGACTTCAATGTATTTGTACGGCCGATAGAGTAAAAGCCAAACCAGAGAGTCCATGTAAGGGGCAAAACTCTTGTGAACAAAAGGATAGGGGAATGAATGCGGAAGGGGGAATAACACATGTTTATTTTATAAGCGTTCAGAAAGCGCGAGGCGATTAGCcgatataaagaaataaaaatataatgtgcaaatatatacatactagcagatattacccgcggccAGAGGGACTTCATTTGCGTTTCACTGATATCGTCACTGATAGAAGTGTAGTAGAAATAATGAAacgaaataaaaactttataagTAAGGCGTATGCGTGAATGTCAAAAATAGTAGGAATGGAGCTATTCAACAAGCTATAGCTGTTGTTGGAGGCCACCGAAATAGGAATAGCCGCCGTTAGTTTTATACAGTCTgtgtgtccgtccgtccgtccttccgtcccgtttagatctcagaaactagaaatgaaaatgaaaatcatacatcatgatattttagatcattcaaagttctgatgctacGTTTTTcatttccgaaagtgaacctcttaatttttaaaattagctaTGCAACcaaatttgtcaaaaaaaaaaaatacacctcttttaaatgaaaaacttcaggggaggtaagtttttttaaaaaggtcacagatttcttcattaaaaagtcaagcttcattcatagattatGGCTATGGTCACAATGgattattataatatacatatattaacaATACTTATggaattaaatattaattcaaaagttgtttttaaagaggaatttttatacaaaactaaagccaaaagttaaaaaaagggACTACACTAATCATGCACAGTTTAGACATATCCACAATCCATACAAATCTTTTCGGCCGCATTATAAATGTAACTACAAAAAAGacaataattacgtcctacgcatttcatgtgtcaatctagacaTACATGTTGATCAATgactaaattctgctaagtcgttggttttcctgggtGTTTCAGGTGATTTCATTTTCTAGTaacgctagggaagaaggaacacttgtacgactttgttctagcgtatgggaTAAGAAAaatgcctctatctttgtgtctttctgagtatttcattaggttttgtttttttttcttattgtaagttatggtttagtgtttttttttgtattattgctactttactttttattcttttgtccTCTAAATGTCTCTaggtttagtgattttacttatagtgttactctaatcaaattggaatatttgtttgttataaatcttcTCACcgctttattttgtatttgttctaaaTAAAACAGTGTACCGGTAAATAAAACTCTGTTCTCTCTcactcagtctctctctctctctctctctctatatatatatatatatatatatatatatatatatatatatatatatatatatatatatatatatatatatgacagtACGGTTGAATGGAATGAAAGGGATGCTGCCCAACTGGCCAGTTAGCCAAGATTGTGGAATGTAGGTAGGTGGATGGGGGAACGGCAGGGGGAACGGCAGGGGTGAACGGACTGTGGAAAAGAATCAACACACACTTTTTACGTTTAATAcgtcaagaaataaaaaaaaaatttttgagcGTATttttggccgggggggggggggtattttagTTCTGCGGACGAGTCGTTGCAACGCTAAGCGTTCTTCGCGTTCATCAATCGCAGGGGGCTCATGGGCggcacaaataaaaaaatgttagaaaaaaaaacaacttaaaagttTCCGACCCGTCCAAATTTggataattttttctttttcttgtggAGCTCCGGAGCTGTAGACTGCCTGCCCTCACTGAAATCTGGCCCTGACTTGTTTAGTGATTTTGTATTtcataaaacaattatttacagTGCACTTTTTATTGAATATGGATTGGGGGggggataatttttttttctttaaaattctcCGTAACAAGAAAGTTTTGAGCCAATTGCAACTTGCACCTTCTGCAAAACATCCAGAGCCTCCCTGTCGCACATCTAGATATCGCTATAGTTACCATAGTTACCATATACaagaaaacaacattttttatattgtctTATATTCTTTTCAAATCAATTCGGTCCCTATTTCCGGTAAGCGAAGGCAAGTATTGGGTTACTGCCCCCGACCTTCAGCTGAGCGCTAAGTACGCAATCTGTTGTTAAGAGAATGTACAATATTATAGTATCGATCTTCACTCCATTCGTTCACATTTGACCACTTGAGAAATGCTTGACTTGACTTCACACAATTTATATTAAGAtagtaaagattattattattattattataactattattattattaaattattgtgtAGTTAGTTGACATGAAAGTTCTACTTGATTTATTTTCCAACAGGTTTtattgaaaggaaaaaaatgtgCAACGTGTTCCGAGCTGCCTCGATCTGGATCAAGGTCGCCCTTGTAAGCTTTGCCGTTGGCTTGCTCTTGTTTGTGATTGGCTTCGCCACGACTGGCTGGATGGTGTATCCTAGTGGCAGTAATGGCTTGTGGCAGACTTACACCTGTACTCGCGGAGGATGCGGAACATATACCTTCTTCACCAACAACTGTAAGCTCAGAAATTCATTTCTTCATACTAAGTAAATAAATTGTAAGTAAACTATGATCGCTGActggcggggaggggggggcggtagaAGCGATTGCTTCCCCCCTTTATTGCCCCCTCCATAATATATACCAACAATTTGTTTGAAAGATGACATTATAATGTctaaaatactaaataataatttattccgCTTAAGCACTTaaaaacagttgttttttttttggtgcgtaACTTTCTGGAGTTCTAACCACTAACCCTAAACCCCCGAAAGGCAAATAGAAGTAAGGCAGCCTAACCACTAACACTAAACCCCCGAAAGGCGAATAGAAGTAAGGCAGCCTAACCACTAACCCTAAACCCCCGAAAGGCGAATAGAAGTAAAGCAGCCTAACCACTAACCCTAAACCCCCGAAAGGCGAATAGAAGTAAGGCAAGATATCATAGCGAACTGGCAGCAAGAGTTATTAGCAAACTGGTCAAGTCAAGCGTAACCTCTGGGGCAAGGTCCCACGTGATGATCTGTTTAGTACTGTCAATTGTATGACGTTTCAAGCGTTGACCCACAAAACGTCTGAAGGAAGTGCGCTGGTTAAGCAGAGCAAAGGTTTAGTACTGTCAATTGTATGACGTTTCAAGCGTTGACCCACAAAAGGTCTGAAGGAAGTGCGCTGGTTAAGCAGAGCAAAGGTTTAGTACTGTCAATTGTATGACGTTTCAAGCGTTGACCCACAAAACGTCTGAAGGAAGTGCGCTGGTTAAGCAGAGCAAAGGTTTAGTACTGTCAATAGCATGACGTTTCAAGCGTTGACCCACAAAACGTCTGAAGGAAGTGCGCTGGTCAAGCAGAGAAAAGGTTTAGTACTGTCTATTGCATGACGTTTCAAGCGTTGACCCACAAAACGTCTGAAGGAAGTGCGCTGGTCAAGCAGAGCAAAGGTTTAGTACTGTCAATTGCATGACGTTTCAAGCGTTGACCCACAAAACGTCTGAAGGAAGTGTGCTGGTCAAGCAGAGCAAAGGTTTAGTGCTGTCAATTGTATGACGTTTCAAGCGTTGACCCACAAAACGTCTGAAAGGAAGTGCGCTGGTTAAACAAGAGCAAAGGTTTAGTACTGTCAATTGTATGACGTTTCAAGCGTTGACCCACAAAACTTCTGAAACGAAGTGCGCTGGTCAAGCAGAGGAAAGGTTCTGAAACATGAAACTGAATTTTGTATGACGAAGAAACGAAAGCAAGTGCCGTCAATTCAACGACCTCTCACAGTGGCAGTGACTCGGTGACATCACTTCAACGACCTCTCACAGTGGCAGGGACTCGGTGACATCACTTCAACGACCTCTCACAGTGGCAGGGACTCGGTGACATCACTTCAACGACCTCTCACAGTGGCAGGGACTCGGTGACATCACTTCAACGACCTCTCACAGTGGCAGGGACTCGGTGACATCACTTCAACGACCTCTCACAGTGGCAGGGACTCGGTGACATCACTTCAACGACCTCTCACAGTGGCAGGGACTCGGTGACATCACTTCAACGACCTCTCACAGTGGCAGGGACTCGGTGACATCACTTCAACGACCTCTCACAGTGGCAGGGACTCGGTGACATCACGTCAACGACCTCTCACAGTGGCAGGGACTCGGTGACATCACTTCAACGACCTCTCACAGTGGCATGGACTCGGTGACATCACTTCAACGACCTCTCACAGTGGCAGGGACTTGGTGACATCACTTCAACGACCTCTCACAGTGGCAGGGACTCGGTGACATCACTTCAACGACCTCTCACAGTGGCAGGGATTGGGTGACATCACTTCAACGACCTCTCACAGTGGCAGGGATTCGGTGACATCACTTCAACGACCTCTCACAGTGGCAGGGACTCGGTGACATCACTTCAACGACCTCTCACAGTGGCAGGGACTCGGTGACATCACTTCAACGACCTCTCACAGTGGAAGGGACTCGGTGACATCACTTCAACGACCTCTCACAGTGGCAGGGACTCGGTGACATCACTTCAACGACCTCTCACAGTGGCAGGGACTTGGTGACATCACTTCAACGACCTCTCACAGTGGCAGGGACCTGGTGACATCACTTCATATCTAAAAGAACTCAAcaacaaactacaaaaaaaaaacgaatgcaCTGCAGCGGCATTTTTAGAAGTTGGTTTCGGAAACACTTCTAACATCCCATCAATAAATGTAGGttctagatccacgggtttctaacaTCCCATCAATAAATGTAGGttctagatccacgggtttctaacaTCCCATCAATAAATGTAGGttctagatccacgggtttctaacaTCCCATCAATAAATGTAGGttctagatccacgggtttctaacaTCCCATCAATAAATGTAGGttctagatccacgggtttccaacatcaaatcaataaatgtaggttctagatccacgggtttctaacaTCCCATCAATAAATGTAGGttctagatccacgggtttctaacaTCCCATCAATAAATGTAGGttctagatccacgggtttctaacaTCCCATCAATAAATGTAGGttctagatccacgggtttctaacaTCCCATCAATAAATGTAGGttctagatccacgggtttccaacatcaaatcaataaatgtaggttctagatccacgggtttctaacaTCCCATCAATAAATGTAGGttctagatccacgggtttctaacaTCCCATCAATAAATGTAGGttctagatccacgggtttctaacaTCCCATCAATAAATGTAGGttctagatccacgggtttctaacaTCCCATCAATAAATGTAGGttctagatccacgggtttccaACATCCCATCAATAAATGTAGGttctagatccacgggtttctaacaTCCCATCAATAAATGTAGGttctagatccacgggtttccaACATCCCATCAATAAATGTAGGttctagatccacgggtttctaacaTCCCATCAATAAATGTAGGttctagatccacgggtttctaacaTCCCATCAATAAATGTAGGttctagatccacgggtttctaacaTCCCATCAATAAATGTAGGttctagatccacgggtttccaACATCCCATCAATAAATGTAGGttctagatccacgggtttctaacaTCCCATCAATAAATGTAGGttctagatccacgggtttccaacatcaaatcaataaatgtaggttctagatccacgggtttctaacaTCCCATCAATAAATGTAGGttctagatccacgggtttctaacaTCCCATCAATAAATGTAGGttctagatccacgggtttctaacaTCCCATCAATAAATGTAGGttctagatccacgggtttctaacaTCCCATCAATAAATGTAGGttctagatccacgggtttccaACATCCCATCAATAAATGTAGGttctagatccacgggtttctaacaTCCCATCAATAAATGTAGGttctagatccacgggtttccaacatcaaatcaataaatgtaggttctagatccacgggtttctaacaTCCCATCAATAAATGTAGGttctagatccacgggtttctaacaTCCCATCAATAAATGTAGGttctagatccacgggtttctaacaTCCCATCAATAAATTTAGGttctagatccacgggtttctaataaaagagtatttaaaaaaatgttaattttaatttttatttttttctgttatgtgGGCCAGTCACACgtgtgtcggaaattaaaatggccggTTTGCAGTAGAAGGTCACTGctttatttaacaaataaaatatgcacATAGTTTTTGCTATTACCtgatttcataacatcgaaccgaacccgaactttagatctGACCGAACCAAACCGAACCCGAAATATACTTTTCATcaaaccgaaccgaactcgaggTTAAAAATGACCGAACCGAATCGAACCTAAACATGAAAAGTTGGGTTAGATTCCCATCTCTACAAGTTTGATCTGCTTTACTTGCAGTCGCTGTGCTCCAGTTATAACGTGCAGTAAATTGATTTGATTTAGGACCTACTCTTCTTATTTTGTTAGTTATATAGCAGGGTATGCAATAATCATTAGATATACAAGTAGCACATAAAAAATGCCCCAGATCTAGTAGAAAATACTCAAGGCTGGAAGCACTGAAAACATCTAACTGGAGTAAggtgaacaaaaataaaatcctaACTTGACTAGACTATAACCAACATAACAGCTTGCCTAAAAGGAGATTAAAGAAAACCATCGATAATTGAcaaagtttaaattaaaatcgagtgtttctatctatctatagtctatagcgTACTAACCTGAGTAAAGCGAGCAGACTATATGATAAACTCATATTCCATTCAACTAAGTTTCAATGCATTCAACTTGTAACGTTGGTTTTAGATGCGGACTGTCCcctgaaatgtcattgtttgTTCTTTGATTTACTTGACAGCGTACCACCAGGCAATTCAAGCCATGGAGTGTCTTGGTCTGATTGGCTTTTTCCTGGCATtgctgtttctctttctctatgtcTTCGCCAACTCATGCAGACGCCGAGACATTCTTCAAGCTGTTACAGCACTGGCTTTTGCTGGACGTAAGTACAGCTTGGACAGTTTTTAGATATCACACAGTAGAATGGCATGAATACAgttgtttctctttcagaccttgcgatctattggtcagatgatgtaatggtcatctgtttctgtggcacacggttaacgagggtgtcatgtggccagcacatcgaccaactaatgtcaggtacccattagagctgggtggactcagaggcgtccaaagatcgataaattaaaatcccagtattcGCCAGGATTCAACTCGGGaccctggtttggaagccaagtgctttaccgctcagccaccaagccTCCATGAATGTACAATCTTGATTGTACATTCAGTCTCTTACTGGTTAAGTCCAGCGCCCCTCTAAACCAGACATCATTGAGGCTGGAGGGGACCACCAAAAGGCCCATACACCCGACATTACTCAAACGGACGACATTGAAAACACTAGATAGCTACCCATCCGACGTAATCTACTGCTACACATGCAATGTAGCTTCGATGCTGTAATCACGGCGATAGTGAAGTCACTACAACATCTAGGGTGCATTTGTGTCATAAAATATTTTCGATTTGTAGTTTTTCTTCAACAGACATTGAAATTAATGAGACAAAATAGtaaatactaatactaatatttttttctgtttcagttGCCTTTGCCTGCATAGGATTCGCCATATTCGGATCCTCGACCAATATTGAAAATCACAGAGGATATGGTGGTCAAGTGGGCTGGTCAATGGGGTTAGCTATAGGAGGGGCAATTCTGTACGCCATTGGAGGGATCATGCTCATCGTCCAACAGATACGCTAAATGAATTCTTCGCCCCTCCCAATGACAGTGTCATAAGTTGAAACCAACAATTggcctactttttgttttattgtcacCAACCAGGGTTTTCATTTACATGCATATAGTTTAGATACAAATATTTACACAGGGATAGCATTTTTTTAAcccaggaaaaaaataatttttgatttttaaaaataatttgtaatatatgaggccttttaaactaaataatattgATGACATATACGGATATTGTGTCTCTATTATAGTGTTTGAAGCGAAGCATATTATACCATTTCTCAAATAAAGCCATGCTTTTTCCTTTCTACCTTTTTGTAAACCACAACATTTAGACTCTCTCATTTGCCGTTTAATATTCGGATTATTAGGATGTACGAAGATGAAATTAACAGCCTATAGTTATAAGCCCTTGCCTAAGAACTATTAGAGAGATTTGTTAAGCCAACTCTTC
It encodes:
- the LOC106064826 gene encoding uncharacterized protein LOC106064826 encodes the protein MCNVFRAASIWIKVALVSFAVGLLLFVIGFATTGWMVYPSGSNGLWQTYTCTRGGCGTYTFFTNNSYHQAIQAMECLGLIGFFLALLFLFLYVFANSCRRRDILQAVTALAFAGLAFACIGFAIFGSSTNIENHRGYGGQVGWSMGLAIGGAILYAIGGIMLIVQQIR